The following proteins are co-located in the Camelina sativa cultivar DH55 chromosome 12, Cs, whole genome shotgun sequence genome:
- the LOC109127927 gene encoding putative F-box/kelch-repeat protein At4g22430, whose translation MEAPNNTAAHVPEEIGTKILVKLPLRSISRFKSVCKTWKSATESVYFRCLFVSLHQNTFSCWSLLFQRRELIDFHGCKTWGLPKSLGSYIQNMKINGKYKFEYIASSNGLVLMHRFFGTSTTYVGNPVLQQWVEIPTPPNLFTVLCGLVTLVDEDSVVLSFKVVRTASMKRSQNGYVLSYFVYLSETGIWIYKQLYCPVYSPKLARPMSMNGTFYFYLVHSNISGQRKLMAHDFYGESNKCQFIPLPDQDNNHRRWHFKTALTTSSGFVMYVKTFSQRGDNLLKVWRLINDDSAWQLMWEITLPFIQFDKCYYAQVAMHPFDSNIVYFWSQEHRYLISCNLQTQNYKIFGDDESQHQDCFINQSACEKHMDQIYEPISGVIDPVILYQFVLPRWMESVPRPPQVEIINTTSLLSHVPSRDLVTYINA comes from the exons ATGGAAGCACCAAACAACACCGCCGCACATGTTCCAGAGGAGATAGGGACAAAGATACTAGTAAAGTTACCATTGAGAAGCATCTCCAGATTCAAATCGGTGTGTAAAACATGGAAATCAGCAACAGAATCTGTATATTTCCGCTGTCTCTTTGTGTCTCTACACCAAAACACCTTTTCATGTTGGTCATTACTTTTCCAACGAAGAGAGCTCATAGACTTCCATGGATGCAAGACATGGGGTCTCCCAAAGTCGTTAGGTTCTTATATCCAGAATATGAAAATAAACGGTAAATA TAAATTCGAATATATAGCTTCTTCAAATGGATTGGTTTTGATGCATAGATTTTTTGGTACTTCAACGACCTATGTGGGTAATCCAGTGTTACAACAGTGGGTTGAAATCCCTACCCCTCCGAATTTATTTACTGTCCTGTGTGGTTTGGTGACGCTTGTTGACGAGGACAGTGTTGTTTTGAGCTTCAAAGTGGTTAGGACTGCTTCAATGAAAAGGAGTCAAAATGGATatgttttgagttattttgtttatttgtctGAGACAGGTATTTGGATTTACAAACAACTTTACTGCCCTGTTTACTCCCCCAAATTAGCTCGTCCTATGAGTATGAATGGGACGTTTTATTTCTACCTAGTCCATTCTAATATTTCTGGGCAGAGAAAACTTATGGCTCACGATTTCTATGGTGAATCCAATAAATGTCAATTTATACCTCTCCCCGATCAGGATAACAATCATCGCAGATGGCACTTCAAAACAGCTTTGACTACATCCAGCGGGTTTGTCATGTATGTCAAAACATTTTCCCAAAGGGGAGACAATCTTTTGAAGGTTTGGAGACTGATCAATGACGATTCAGCTTGGCAACTTATGTGGGAGATCACACTCCCATTTATCCAGTTTGATAAATGCTATTATGCACAAGTGGCAATGCATCCGTTTGATAGTAATATTGTGTATTTCTGGAGTCAAGAACACCGTTATTTGATATCATGTAACTTGCAGACacaaaactacaaaatcttCGGAGATGATGAGTCACAACATCAAGATTGTTTCATCAACCAGTCTGCTTGTGAGAAGCATATGGATCAGATATACGAACCGATTTCGGGGGTTATAGATCCTGTCATCTTATATCAATTTGTGCTCCCACGGTGGATGGAATCAGTGCCTCGTCCTCCCCAAGTTGAGATAATAAATACAACTTCACTACTTTCTCACGTTCCTTCAAGGGACCTAGTTACGTACATCAATGCATAA
- the LOC104733384 gene encoding F-box protein At3g26010-like yields the protein MRGCETWDLPKSVASYFRDIQSGNLYYAASSSGLWLRIPRPPHPSDTIVFGFVTGLDKDGVVLDFKVVKLAALVPKKHTCLCLWVYSSETGTWTRKRLYCPPYITSLCKPMSLNGTLYVSETSLDDDLPVQPGVLIALDFYSESDLCRVIPLPDHNVNHNRDFKRALSASRGFVMYMKTLAEEGDNLLMVWRF from the exons ATGCGTGGATGCGAGACGTGGGATCTTCCAAAGTCTGTAGCGTCGTATTTTCGGGATATTCAGTCCGGAAATTTATATTATGCGGCTTCTTCCTCTGGTTTG TGGCTTAGAATCCCTCGCCCTCCACATCCATCTGATACTATTGTCTTCGGTTTTGTGACGGGCCTGGACAAGGACGGTGTTGTTCTGGACTTCAAAGTTGTGAAGTTGGCTGCACTGGTACCCAAGAAACACACTTGTTTGTGTCTGTGGGTGTATTCCTCTGAGACTGGAACTTGGACACGCAAGCGACTTTACTGCCCTCCTTACATCACCAGCCTATGTAAGCCTATGAGTCTGAACGGGACGCTTTATGTATCCGAAACAAGTTTAGACGATGATCTTCCTGTTCAACCCGGAGTACTTATTGCTCTTGATTTCTATTCTGAATCCGATCTATGTCGTGTCATACCTCTCCCCGATCATAATGTGAATCACAACCGGGACTTCAAAAGAGCCTTGAGTGCATCCCGCGGATTTGTCATGTACATGAAAACATTAGCTGAAGAAGGAGACAATCTTCTTATGGTTTGGAGGTTTTGA